Proteins encoded together in one Impatiens glandulifera chromosome 1, dImpGla2.1, whole genome shotgun sequence window:
- the LOC124919680 gene encoding bromodomain and WD repeat-containing protein 3-like, producing the protein MPEVGEQDADDRVLEDIDIDLRELYFLILHFLANGPCQQSFDQLWKELSENELLPRRYHAWYSRSGRLSGHVNDDGISFPLSYDKLVERNPHIRKDHLLKLLKQLMLNVAPSMHSMERYAAPSAADVPTLLGVGDFSLVMSGRTEVNSQAKPPAYLRWPHSRANQVHGLNLREIGGGFTKHHRAPSIRHACYAVAKPSIMVQRMQNIKRLRGHRAAVYCAIFDRSGRYVITGSDDRLVKIWSMETAFCLASCRGHEGDITDLAVSSNNVMVASASNDYSIRVWLLPDGRPISVLRGHTGAVTAIAFSPRPGFQLLSSSDDGTCRIWDAKNPKSSPQIYRPKPTDTKTGNKNGTSSAILTSSDPPSHQILCCAFNATGSFFVTGSSDTIARVWNACKVTDNFEQPIHEVDILAGHENDVNYVQFSGCAVAPKFSSPSPFTEDTRMKFKNSWFSHDSIVTCSRDGSAIIWIPRTRRFHSKAGRWMQAYHLKVPPPPLPPQPPRGGPRRRLLPTPRGVNMIVWSLDNRFVLAAIMDCRICVWNASDGSLVHCLTGHTESTYVLDVHPFNPRIAMSAGYDGKTIVWDIWEGTPIMTYKIGRFKLVDGKFSQDGTSIVLSDEVGQVCLLNTGEGESQKDAQYDQFFLGDYRPLTQDTQGNVVDQETQLVPYRRNIQDCLCDGSMIPYPEPYQSMFQKRRLSALGIDWHPPSIKFAIGTDIGLGEEILPLADLDTLFEPIPYLVETLYLEPDIEAINGDTDSEYNLTDEDPTESERGSLSSYSLSDSEYIEDCRNVHIRGKKRKTDVLIASSGKHNKRRNLDQCGGSISRNKRNKQKSANTFSRRKSSRAKSLVSQRFARIPRGIYAQIIESSTDGDDEVSSADGSSESEIQPDYSVKHPESSRPHVNRGNDRKLVFKFSLRDSKKLLSSENSNCESAHMDDLIPSSSIANQEASKDNQIVLSSDVLVSCSAKSTNVLPSGECAGTQTLDNHLKIDSHLKASSSHKRIKIRFGKGKMQSLNGINVNMEGQRNHGAPQIDDFHTEDAHKLLLYESASLNDHQPSTVSACDEIHKEKHKNSSGLDAGKDFQLIRNVSQCDEPENQIKPTKLRIKLNSKISVDNSARGLMDCSELTEFKGTLGNTDAASHILNVRKGFQLEQNSRNEGKLPKRELNQISSNEWMSNSEMSVRSSAIQSKRYVHCHNDPLVVNEGYQPPQKANWLMLSVHEDCSYVPQLGDEVAYLRQGHQEYIEKMCLLEEGPWIRLKKEIRSVEFCLVERLDYATFPGSGDSCCKITLKFMDPSSCVYGENFKFTLSELTGFADFVVERTWYDATMKRNWTSGDKCQVLWKELGEIGKWWEGTIVACKDKSNEFPESPWERYSVVYKDGPDTFFHSPWELHDPNNPWLYPHIDYETRDKLLSCFNYLNESINQDHYGILKLRNVARKSDYMNGFSVPLSLDLINFRLREDYYRRLEAVKHDINVALSNAYSYFRKDTRLTAKLRSLSKWFSEQLCDL; encoded by the exons ATGCCTGAGGTTGGGGAGCAGGATGCAGATGATCGTGTCCTAGAAGATATAGATATTGATCTTAGGGAGCTCTACTTCTTGATTCTACATTTTTTAGCTAATGGACCATGCCAACAATCCTTTGATCAGCTGTGGAAGGAACTTTCTGAGAATGAGCTCTTACCACGGAGATATCATGCTTGGTACTCCAGGAGTGGTAGGCTCAGTGGACATGTTAATGATGATGGGATATCTTTTCCTTTATCTTATGATAAATTGGTTGAAAG GAATCCGCACATTAGGAAAGATCATTTGTTAAAGTTGCTGAAGCAACTGATGTTGAATGTGGCTCCTTCAATGCATAGCATGGAAAGGTATGCTGCTCCAAGTGCAGCAGATGTTCCTACTTTGCTTGGAGTTGGAGACTTTTCACTTGTGATGT CTGGTAGGACAGAAGTAAACAGTCAAGCAAAGCCTCCTGCCTACTTACGCTGGCCACACTCGCGGGCAAATCAAGTTCATGGACTAAATTTGCGAGAAATTGGAGGAGGTTTCACAAAGCACCACCGCGCTCCATCCATTAGACATGCATGCTATGCTGTTGCCAAACCATCAATTATGGTACAAAGGATGCAAAATATAAAGAGATTGAGGGGTCACAGAGCTGCTGTTTATTGTG CAATATTTGACCGGTCAGGGAGATATGTGATAACGGGGTCAGATGATCGCCTGGTCAAAATTTGGTCTATGGAAACTGCATTTTGCCTTGCTAGCTGTCGTGGACATGAA GGTGACATTACTGACTTGGCTGTTAGCTCAAATAATGTTATGGTGGCTTCGGCATCAAATGACTACAGTATCCGAGTG TGGCTCTTGCCAGATGGCCGTCCTATTTCTGTTTTACGTGGACATACTGGAGCTGTTACTGCAATTGCATTTAGTCCTAGACCTGGCTTCCAGCTTCTGTC GTCATCTGATGATGGTACATGCCGCATATGGGATGCCAAAAATCCCAAGAGCAGTCCTCAAATTTACAGGCCAAAGCCCACAGATACTAAAACTG GCAATAAGAATGGCACGTCATCTGCTATTCTAACTTCCAGTGATCCACCGTCTCATCAAATACTATGCTGCGCTTTCAATGCTACTGGATCTTTCTTTGTTACTGGAAGCTCCGACACCATTGCACGG GTTTGGAATGCTTGCAAGGTTACAGATAACTTTGAACAACCCATTCATGAAGTTGATATATTGGCTGGTCATGAGAATGATGTCAATTATGTTCAATTTAG TGGCTGTGCCGTGGCTCCAAAGTTTTCTTCTCCCTCTCCTTTTACAGAGGATACTAGAATGAAATTCAAAAACTCCTG GTTTAGTCATGACAGCATTGTTACATGTTCTCGCGATGGTAGTGCAATTATTTGGATTCCCAGGACAAGGCGATTTCAT AGTAAAGCTGGTCGTTGGATGCAAGCTTACCATCTGaaagttcctcctcctccattgcCACCTCAGCCTCCCCGTGGAGGTCCCCGTCGTAGACTTCTTCCAACTCCACGTGGTGTTAACATGATTGTATGGAGCCTTGATAATCGCTTTGTACTTGCTGCAATAATGG ATTGCAGAATATGTGTTTGGAATGCTAGTGATGGTAGCTTGGTACATTGTTTGACTGGCCACACAGAATCT ACTTATGTTTTGGATGTTCACCCTTTTAATCCTCGGATAGCCATGAGTGCTGGATACGACGGAAAAACGATTGTGTGGGAT ATATGGGAAGGGACACCTATTATGACATACAAAATTGGACGATTTAAGCTGGTTGACGGAAAGTTTTCTCA GGATGGAACATCAATAGTACTCTCGGATGAGGTTGGACAAGTTTGTCTTCTAAACACAGGTGAAGGGGAGTCCCAGAAAGATGCACAATATGACCAG TTCTTCCTTGGTGATTACCGGCCCCTTACCCAGGATACACAAGGAAATGTCGTTGATCAG GAGACGCAGCTCGTTCCATATCGGAGAAACATTCAAGATTGTCTCTGTGATGGCA GTATGATACCATATCCTGAACCATATCAGAGTATGTTCCAGAAACGGAGGCTCAGTGCACTCGGTATTGATTGGCATCCTCCCTCCATAAAATTTGCCATTGGCACAGATATTGGTTTAGGCGAAGAGATCCTTCCATTGGCAGACTTAGACACACTGTTTGAACCAATTCCTTATCTTGTGGAGACTTTGTACTTGGAGCCAGATATTGAAGCCATAAATGGTGACACAGATTCTGAATACAATCTCACTGATGAAGATCCAACTGAAAGTGAGAGAGGTAGTTTGAGCTCCTATTCTCTCAGCGATTCAGAATACATTGAGGACTGTAGGAATGTTCACATAAGAGGGAAGAAACGGAAAACTGAT GTTCTGATTGCTTCCTCAGGAAAGCATAACAAAAGGAGGAATTTGGATCAGTGTGGTGGTAGTATATCTagaaataagagaaataaacaaaagagtGCAAATACATTCTCAAGAAGGAAGTCATCCAGAGCAAAGTCACTAGTATCTCAGCGATTTGCGCGCATTCCTCGTGGTATTTATGCTCAGATAATTGAATCGTCTACAGAtggagatgatgaagttagctCTGCAGATGGCTCCTCAGAAAGTGAGATACAGCCGGATTATTCTGTTAAGCATCCTGAGTCGTCTAGACCTCATGTAAACAGAGGGAATGATAGGAAATTAGTGTTTAAGTTTTCACTTCGTGACTCAAAGAAATTATTGTCCTCTGAAAATTCCAATTGTGAAAGTGCTCATATGGATGATCTGATCCCTTCATCTTCCATAGCAAACCAAGAAGCTTCTAAAGACAACCAAATCGTTCTATCATCAGATGTTCTAGTGTCTTGTTCTGCAAAGTCTACTAATGTCCTGCCATCTGGAGAATGTGCTGGAACTCAGACACTTGACAATCATCTGAAGATTGACAGTCACCTGAAAGCTTCTTCAAGTCATAAGCGGATCAAGATAAGATTTGGGAAGGGCAAAATGCAGAGCTTGAATGGCATCAATGTAAACATGGAAGGCCAACGTAATCATGGAGCTCCACAAATTGATGATTTTCATACAGAAGATGCTCACAAACTTCTGTTGTACGAGTCTGCATCCCTTAATGATCACCAGCCAAGTACAGTTTCTGCTTGTGATGAAATTCATAAAGAAAAACATAAGAATTCTTCTGGGCTTGATGCAGGCAAAGATTTTCAGTTGATCAGAAATGTCTCTCAATGTGATGAACCCGAGAATCAAATTAAGCCAACTAAATTGAGAATTAAACTGAATTCCAAAATCTCAGTAGATAACTCTGCCCGTGGTTTAATGGATTGTTCCGAATTGACAGAATTTAAAGGAACCTTGGGGAATACAGATGCTGCAAGTCACATCCTTAATGTGAGGAAAGGCTTCCAGCTAGAGCAAAACTCAAGAAATGAAGGAAAGTTGCCCAAGAGAGAACTTAATCAGATTTCATCAAATGAATGGATGTCAAATTCAGAAATGAGTGTAAGATCTAGTGCCATCCAAAGCAAAAGATATGTGCATTGTCATAATGACCCTTTAGTTGTAAATGAAGGATATCAACCGCCACAAAAAGCCAACTGGTTAATGTTGTCAGTACACGAGGATTGTAGTTATGTCCCTCAACTTGGCGATGAAGTTGCATACTTGAGACAG GGCCATCAAGAATATATTGAAAAGATGTGCTTATTGGAAGAAGGCCCTTGGATAAGGCTTAAGAAAGAGATCAGATCTGTTGAGTTTTGTTTAGTTGAAAGGCTTGACTATGCTACATTTCCAGGTTCTGGGGACAGCTGCTGTAAAATCACACTTAAGTTTATGGACCCGTCCTCTTGTGTGTATggtgaaaattttaaattcacaCTTTCTGAATTGACGGGGTTTGCTGACTTTGTTGTGGAAAGGACTTGGTATGATGCTACTATGAAGAGAAACTGGACTTCGGGGGATAAATGTCAGGTGTTATGGAAGGAACTTGGTGAAATCGGTAAATGGTGGGAAGGAACAATTGTTGCTTGTAAGGATAAATCTAATGAGTTCCCTGAAAGTCCATGGGAAAGATATTCTGTGGTATATAAGGATGGTCCTGATACCTTTTTCCATAGTCCATGGGAGTTGCATGACCCTAACAATCCGTGGTTGTATCCTCATATTGACTATGAGACCAGAGACAAGTTGTTGTCTTGCTTCAATTACTTGAACGAGAGCATAAATCAG GATCATTATGGAATCCTAAAACTGAGAAATGTCGCAAGGAAATCAGATTATATGAATGG GTTTTCTGTTCCATTGTCTCTTGATTTGATCAATTTTCGGTTGAGAGAAGACTATTATCGGAGGTTGGAGGCTGTGAAACATGATATCAATGTCGCGTTATCAAATGCCTATTCCTATTTTAGGAAGGATACCCGGCTTACAGCAAAATTGAGGAGCCTTTCAAAATGGTTTTCAGAACAATTATGCGACTTGTAG